One region of Thalassophryne amazonica chromosome 16, fThaAma1.1, whole genome shotgun sequence genomic DNA includes:
- the nme3 gene encoding nucleoside diphosphate kinase 3 isoform X1, with protein sequence MAPRKRRQQNPHAHVPVKRTRAEESGRTGVNERTFIAVKPDGVQRKLVGEIIRRFEKRGFKLVGLKLLQVSEHLLREHYWELRSTPFFSRLISYMSSGPVVAMVWQGLDVVKISRKMLGETNPADSGPGTIWGDFCVEVGRNVVHGSDSVDSAQKEISLWFDPIELHNWDRSSTNWIYN encoded by the exons ATGGCACCGAGGAAAAGGCGGCAGCAAAACCCGCACGCACATGTACCGGTAAAACGTACACGCGCTGAGGAATCTG GCAGGACTGGTGTGAATGAGCGCACTTTCATCGCTGTGAAACCCGATGGTGTTCAGCGTAAACTTGTGGGGGAAATCATACGTCGCTTTGAAAAGAGAGGGTTTAAATTGGTGGGCCTCAAACTTCTGCAG GTGTCAGAGCATCTTCTCAGAGAGCACTACTGGGAGCTGAGGAGTACACCTTTCTTCAGCAGGCTGATAAGCTACATGAGTTCTGGGCCGGTTGTTGCAATG gtgtggcagggtttggaTGTGGTCAAGATTTCACGTAAGATGTTGGGCGAAACAAATCCTGCAGACTCGGGACCTGGTACTATCTGGGGAGACTTCTGTGTGGAAGTGGGCAG GAACGTGGTCCATGGAAGCGACTCTGTGGACAGCGCGCAGAAGGAGATCTCTCTGTGGTTTGATCCCATCGAGCTTCACAATTGGGACAGGAGTAGCACCAACTGGATCTACAACTGA
- the nme3 gene encoding nucleoside diphosphate kinase 3 isoform X2, translating into MIGFILSVFAYIFQPGRTGVNERTFIAVKPDGVQRKLVGEIIRRFEKRGFKLVGLKLLQVSEHLLREHYWELRSTPFFSRLISYMSSGPVVAMVWQGLDVVKISRKMLGETNPADSGPGTIWGDFCVEVGRNVVHGSDSVDSAQKEISLWFDPIELHNWDRSSTNWIYN; encoded by the exons ATGATTGGCTTCATTCTCTCTGTGTTCGCTTACATTTTTCAGCCAG GCAGGACTGGTGTGAATGAGCGCACTTTCATCGCTGTGAAACCCGATGGTGTTCAGCGTAAACTTGTGGGGGAAATCATACGTCGCTTTGAAAAGAGAGGGTTTAAATTGGTGGGCCTCAAACTTCTGCAG GTGTCAGAGCATCTTCTCAGAGAGCACTACTGGGAGCTGAGGAGTACACCTTTCTTCAGCAGGCTGATAAGCTACATGAGTTCTGGGCCGGTTGTTGCAATG gtgtggcagggtttggaTGTGGTCAAGATTTCACGTAAGATGTTGGGCGAAACAAATCCTGCAGACTCGGGACCTGGTACTATCTGGGGAGACTTCTGTGTGGAAGTGGGCAG GAACGTGGTCCATGGAAGCGACTCTGTGGACAGCGCGCAGAAGGAGATCTCTCTGTGGTTTGATCCCATCGAGCTTCACAATTGGGACAGGAGTAGCACCAACTGGATCTACAACTGA